The sequence TGCTCGATGTACACGGACAAAAGAGACATGACCATTTTCCCAGAGTTCGCTGTCTGGAGATCGTTTGGTAAACTGAATACTGTGGCCTATGGGGCATGAAATTAGCTCGTGGGGTCACCACACTTCCaggaaaaaactaaacataaaactAGAAGAGACAATATCAGAGAGCGCCTTATGCAGGAAGGTGAACCACTGGTTCTTGCTGAGTGGGCCTCGGCAGGAAGAGGGGGGAAGGCAGCGGAGGGCCAGGGCGCATGACGTGCGCCGGGGACTGGCGAGAGCCAGAGGGACAGGCCGGGCCCAGAGACTCTCAACTCTGGTCTGTGGATGATGACAGAGGAACAGAGAATCCtaactctgagaaataaaaaatatacatgtaggAGAGAATAATGAAACTAATCTCCCAGTCAGAAGTGGTAACTGCCAGCGTTTTTTTTTCATGACTCCtgtcttttttaaaggaattgctaagggggtgcctgggtggctccgtcagttaggtgtccaacttttgatttcagctcaggtcatgatctcatagtttgcgggttcgagccccacggtgggctccatgctgacagtgcagagcctgcttgggattctctctctctctctctctctctctctctctctctctctctccccctgctcctcccccaacttgtgcgtgcatacactgtctctcaaaataaaatagacataaaaaaaaaaaaagtctcagggtGAAGCACTTAGAGCATGAGGAGCTCTGGATGCACTTACCATAAACTGATTTTCAGGTTGGCAATATTATTTGCAGTAGCAAAACCTGTGTCATTGAGGTTTTCCCATTTCAGGATCAAGTTATGCCAATCAGCTGCATTGTCCTTAATTTTTCTTGCACTGACAGATAAGACAGGTTTTCTGGGCGTTATACTTCCAAGAGCATTTCCTGATGGGGAGTAAAAGGAACATAATTATCATGAAAtttgtgaaaagaaataaaatgaacctCATTTAAAACGGGGTCGGGAGGCCCTGAAAGGCGAGCTGTCGTGCGTACATGACTAGCTGCAGGCCagccagcaggaagaaggaaggtaaGAATTATTATGACGAGGGAGGGTATTTTCCGCATAGGAATCTCATTACCTGCTTTCGAGAGAAAGATCCCTCCCCGTTCCAGCAACAGTGCACCAACCACACCACTTGCAGCCGATGAGAACCTCAAACACGTGTTTTTCTCCAAGGAACTTGTGTTCCACACTCCCCCACTTCCCCCTAAAACCTAATTAAAGCTGAcctttccggggcgcctggggggctcaggcgggtaagcatccgactttggctcaggtcatgatctcatggcctgagggtttgagtcctgtgtggggtctgtgctgacagctcggagactggagcctgcttcagattctgtgtctccctctctctctgcccctcccctcctcatgctctgtctctctctctctctcaaaaataaacataaaaaaaaaaattaaggggcgcctgggtggctcagttggttaagcaagagacttccactcaggtcatgatctcacagctcgtgggttcgagccccgcatccggctctgtgctgacagcttggagcctggatcctgcttcgaattctgtgtttccctctctttctgcccctccccaactcatgctccgtctctctcaaaaataaacattaaaaaaaatttttttaatgattcaaaaaaattaaaaaaaaaaaaagcaacctgatcttccctgtgtgtcttctGACTTGCCCACTATTCACCATAGCTTGCttgtcctgaattgcaattcctttcctttctcttttttttttttaacaaaaagtgaTTCTTTGCTCTGTTTAAAGTTAACATTGCTTTGTGGTTACACTGGGGGCCAAAGGAGATGACCCCAGGGGATGATCACCCTCAGGCTGCAGGGAGGCATCTGCAGGGCGCCCTTGTGCTAACCCCTTCAGAGTCTCTCAGATTTTGAGTCCCTCCCTTTGGTGGAGCATTCCACTTAATTCGGGATCTGTTTAAAGTACTCGCTCATTTTCCAAACCTCAGATTTTGAGTAATGGGATCTTGATTCTCTACATTCTCTCAGAAGGGTCCTCCCTGTGGGACCCCAGCTGATCTTATGTTTAAAGCTCTTCCCTCTTCGTGGgcttattcattaatttaatttaatttaatttaattttttttagtgtttattttaatttttgagagagagagcatgagcaggggaggggcaaagagagagggagacacagaatccaaagcaggttccgggctctgagctgtcagcatagagcccaacgtggggctcaaactcacgaactgcgagatcaggacctgagctaaagtcggatgcttaaccgactgagacacccaggcgccccttatttattcTCAAATATATTAACAGTGCTGTATTAGTTGGAGGTGTACAAGATAATGACTGAACAATTCCACACatcactcggtgctcatcacgctgggtactattttttttttttaagtaggcttcatgcccagcatgaggcccaatgcggggcttgagctcataaccctgagatcaagacccgagctgagatcaagagtcaggcacttaaccagatgagccacccaggcgccccatgagaagTTAAAGCTTCAACGGCCATGATGGCGACCTCTTGATCTCCCCAACTTTTCTCAGAACCTAATTAGAAAGCTCTCAGTCTAAGATTAAGCAGCCTACGAGGGATGCTGTTTTAATGAGTACCTGAAAGCTTATAAACATATTCAGGACTCTCAAGTCGCCTCTTTATAAAATACCAATCCCAAATTAACCAAGTGGAACAAACAATTGAAAGAAGGCAAAAGTCTTCTGAGGCCTCTTAGTGTCAGAGCACACGATGGCCATCTTACACAAAGCCAACAGccaccttcctctttccctccaacGTGGCCCCCCCTCCTTTATACCCTCCACTTCCTCATTCAATCCTCTGTCTGaacctcctccctttctctctggacctctccccatttcttcctctcccaaaCTTACTAAAACCTGCCCATGAAAGTCAGACCCTCTGAGGATCCAAATGCTAAACTCCCAATTTCTCATGTTCCCTGGACAAAAGCTGAATTACGACCCATAGTCAAAGACTTTCttgggcgcctggtggctcagttggttgagcatccaactcttgatttcagctcaggtcacaatcccagggtcatgggatcaagccccacgttgggcccggtgctgagcgtggagcctgcttaagattctctctctctctccccccctctgctgctctcccctgctcgtgttccctctctctcttctctctctacgaaaaaataaaaaagactctcTCAAAGTGAGATTTGGGAATCTCAGATTTGCCGACAATCCTCGCAGATCCTCATAGATTTGCTGAGTTATTTAATACGGTTATTCAAAGTTATCAACCCAGTTTCTCAGATTCGTATCAACGATTTCACACACTTGTTGAGGGCCAGTCCGAGCCCTGGATGAACACTGCTGATTGGGATAATCCTGATGAATGAGGATTACCTCCAATCTGACTTCAGTCTTTTACTTCCTAAATGATTAaattctttccagcttatctcttaactcaggcaaaagagcCAGCTGACAAAGTACCCGGCGATGGGAACCAGAACTTGTCCCTCAAGCAATGAGGATTGCCCCAAGCCAGCAAGACCCCTCATGACTGACCCCACGACAATGACTGACCTGaccttcactgcccacctgcTCACACCCACCGACCCCTGCCCCACactttccttatataaacctgcaagtattttcagcacttgggagacagtctttgagacatTAGACTGCTGTCTTCCCGGCATTGGCTTTGCCGAGAAATACACTCCTGTCTTGTGTCCTCACCACTCCTTTCTCGGGTCTTTGGATTTTGTCGGCAGGGAGCGGTCGAACCTCGCAGGGAGCGGTCAAGCCCTGGAGGCAGGTGTTCGTGCACCTCTGTGCCCCAGCTACACAGAGAAGAGTCTAGAAGCACAGATGGGGTACTATCCCTGGCCTTGCTATATGATTGAGCTCCTGCGGTTGCTAAATGACTTTCCGAGTTAATTCCTAGGACTTTCCCCAAAACTGCTGAATACGGTAAGATTCAGGCTTATATCCAAAAGCCCAATGAACCTATCTATGGAGGATTATAATAGCTGGctccaaattgtttttaaagaaaattctggtcTTCCTTTAAACATTGAATCCACTTGGGCAGTTTTTAACTCTGTGTTCATTAATGGGCCGAGCTGGGATCTTCCCTTTCTAGTTAAGAGGGCCGGGACGGAATGGGAAGCTTGTCCACTGCAGGCCCAGTTAAAGTAGCCAGCCGGCTCGCCTGCACCCTGGGTGATTCAACGAAAAGGAAGAACCGTGTGGTCCGTAATTTTCAACTCCGACAAATGGAGGCCcctaagcaaaactaaaagcgtCCCGATCTTTACCGATATTGTAAAAAGCCAGGCCATTGGAAAAAGACCGCTGGACATTTAAGAGCTCCAGCCGCCTTCCACCCTCTGACCAGCCTTTCCAGATCCTTGGGAATGAGGGTCTCTCTGCCCTTACGGACACGAGAGCTACACTCAGTGCTCAACCCCGCTACTGGCAAGCAGCCCCCGCCTCGGAGTGCTAACACCCTTCaagtgggaggggagggtctcTAGGAAACCTCGAAAGGGTCCCGTCTCTGAACCTGGTCTCTCTTGCCCAGGCCCTCTAAGAGCTGCCCACCTTGTCTCCTTAGTTTCTCGGCCTCTGTACAGTCACCGGGCCCAAATTTCGTAGAGAAGGACGCTGGGATTTCTTTCTCCCGGAAGGGGGAAGTAATTCTAGAATCCGACAGCGGCAACCAAAACAGCCAAGCTGGTGAATCCCGTGACCCTTCAACATCTTTTATTTGCTCAGTCGCCGACCGCACTGGAGCCGATTCCGAGGACACCAACCGTATGATCCTCCTGGACCAACCACCGCCCTCCGTATGGGCAAAATCCTCCACTGCTCCCGGCAGGATCCACAGCTCGCCTCCCATTAAGATCCCAACAGACCCCTCAGAGCCTCTCCCCGGAATTAACGGATGCGCTGTAAACAAAGACACTCTGAGGGCACTTAGATGCTAACGGAACATCGGGAGGCTCGGGGTCTCATTATCCCCTGTAGTAGGGCCGGCGACACCCCTATTTTACCTGTAAGAAGACCCAGTGGCTGAGGAGGGAGGTCTGTCCAAGAACCCCAAGCCATAAATAACACTGACCTCCCTCACCACCCTCTTGTCCTAATCCCCACACTCTTATTAGCCTCTATCCCTACCGAAAGCAAATTTTTCACGGTGACCAGTTTACAGAGCACCTTCTTCAGCATGTCTGTGGATAAGGCCAGCCAATCTCTCTGCTTCGCCTGGGTGGGACAGCAGGACACCAGGACAGTCACGACCCAGGGTTCTTCACGAACCCCGAGAGCGGACTTAGATGACACGAGGTTTTCTGGAGGCGCCGTCTGGTGACGATATCTACGGGACGTGCTTCCTCCGCCTTTTCCCAAGCCTCCCCACAGGAGGACAGCATCCACCTGTTGAAACCTTTAGCCTTAAAAGAACATGCAGTCTTAAAGGGAAAATTGCAGTTAGTTCAAACCCAGGTTCAATATTTAGGGCACCTGAAGTTGAAACAAGGTCCACATTTGGATTTAGGTAGCCTTCACTGCATTCTGAGCTTCCCAAAACCTAAAACTAAGCGTGTTAATGGGGTTTTCTCAGGTTGGCTGGCTATTATTAGAACTGGATCCCTGACCCCATTATTTGGGAAGGTTAGGATGACttggcttttttaaatgttatttatttttgagagagagagagagagagagagagagagagagaaagaatgcaagtggggaagggtcagagagagacggagacacagaatccgaagcaggcttcaggctctgagctggcagcacagagcccaacgtggggctcgaactcacgaactgcgagatcatgacctgagctgaagtctgacgcttaactgactgagccacccaggcaccccaggatgacTTAGCTTTTAATACCTTAAAAGAAACCCCAATAAACATCCTGCTCTTGGACATCCGAATTATCCACTtcccttttttccatttatatatgaaaaggaagggaattccCTTGGGGTACTCACCCCCAACACGGGGACCACCATCGACTCCACAGGGCGTTCCGGCCAACAGGCCATGTGGCACCAGGCTCTGCCCCTTGCCACAGAGCCATTCCTATCACCACCCTTTTGGCTCAGGCCAGTGAGGAGACAGTCCCGGGACCCCTGTTGCCATCCCTGTGCAAACTAGACTTTGGGCCAAACAGCAATCCAGTCTTGCCAGAGACTCTAAAATTCCCATTACCGACCGCTGTGCATGCAGCCATTGCTGCACTGATAAAATGACCTCTGTAAATCAATACTATGGGCAAGGTAATAAGGCCATAAAGCACCTGCTCTGCTCGTCCCACCTGCACCAAATTGCAATGCTGGACAACCTGTCCACACCGCCCCTGGGCATTTTAATCGCCCAAGGGACCACCTGAG comes from Panthera tigris isolate Pti1 chromosome B3, P.tigris_Pti1_mat1.1, whole genome shotgun sequence and encodes:
- the LOC102966994 gene encoding cyclin-dependent kinase 2-interacting protein isoform X1 is translated as MGGELWILPGAVEDFAHTEGGGWSRRIIRLVSSESAPVRSATEQIKDVEGSRDSPAWLFWLPLSDSRITSPFREKEIPASFSTKFGPGDCTEAEKLRRQGNALGSITPRKPVLSVSARKIKDNAADWHNLILKWENLNDTGFATANNIANLKISLWSEDKTELQSSSPACGENVGRTLPEYSKELEMLCEELQTTFNALAKIQTKMEKLSSTTKGICELENYHYGHERQRPPLFHTWPTAQFYEVSRKLSDMYRKELLLKRTITEELAHAADRDLTLSYLSMWLHQPYVETDSRLLLESMLLETGHRAL
- the LOC102966994 gene encoding cyclin-dependent kinase 2-interacting protein isoform X2, which codes for MGGELWILPGAVEDFAHTEGGGWSRRIIRLVSSESAPVRSATEQIKDVEGSRDSPAWLFWLPLSDSRITSPFREKEIPASFSTKFGPGDCTEAEKLRRQGNALGSITPRKPVLSVSARKIKDNAADWHNLILKWENLNDTGFATANNIANLKISLWSEDKTELQSSSPACGENVGRTLPEYSKELEMLCEELQTTFNALPSPLVSSSSCPLNLDAPQDAVLDLHSFSPV